In Actinomadura luteofluorescens, the sequence GGTGATCATCATCGCGACCGGCAGCGAGGTGGAGCTGGCGCTGCAGGCGCGCGCGACGCTGCAGTCCGAGGGCACCCCGACCCGCGTGGTGTCGATGCCGTGCGTGGAGTGGTTCGAGGAGCAGACCGACGCCTACCGGCAGGAGGTCCTGCCGCCGGGCGTGCGCGCCCGGGTCTCGGTCGAGGCCGGCGTGGCGCTCGGCTGGCGCGGCTACGTCGGCGACGCCGGCGAGTCGGTGAGCCTGGAGCACTTCGGCGCCTCGGCCGACTACAAGACCCTGTTCCTCCAGTTCGGCATCACGCCCGAGCGCGTGGTGGCTGCGGCCAAGGCCAGTCTCATCAAGGCCGGCGTGCGGAACGCCGGGCAGGGCGAGACGACCGGCAACTGAGCGGGAGCCCGCGAGGCGGGCGGCGCCCGCGCACCCCGGGCGCCGCCGCCCTCCCCCGGCGGACGACGAAGACGACGAGGAGAAAACGATGAGCGACAATCTGAAAGAGCTCTCCGGCGAGGGCGTGTCGATCTGGCTGGACGACATCAGCCGGGAGCGGCTGCGTTCGGGCAACCTGGCGGAGCTGGTCAAGGACAGGCACGTCGTCGGCGTCACGTCCAACCCGACGATCTTCGCGAAGGCGCTGAGCAAGGGCGACGCCTACGACGAGCAGGTCCGCGACCTCGCGGTGCGCGGCGTGGACGTCGAGGAGGCGTCCCGCGCGATCACCACCTACGACATCCGGTGGGGCTGCGACGTGCTGCGCCCGGTCTACGACCGGACGGAGGGCCTGGACGGCCGCGTGTCGATCGAGGTCGACCCGCGGGTGGCCCGCGACACCCGCCGCACGATCGCCGAGGCGCGGGCGCTGTGGTGGATGGTGGACCGGCCCAACCTGCTCATCAAGATCCCGGCGACGGAGCAGGGCCTGCCGGCGATCACCGCGGCGCTGGCCGAGGGCATCAGCGTGAACGTGACGCTGATCTTCTCGCTGGAGCGCTACGGCAAGGTCATCGACGCGTTCTACGCCGGCCTGGAGAAGGCCCGGGAGAACGGCCACGACCTGTCGAAGATCGCCTCGGTGGCCTCGTTCTTCGTCAGCCGGGTGGACACCGAGATCGACAAGCGCCTCGACAAGATCGGCTCGGACGAGGCGAAGGCGCTGCGCTCGAAGGCGGGCCTCGCCAACGCCCGGCTCGCCTACGCCCTGTACGAGGAGAAGTCGGGCACCGACCGGTGGAAGGCGCTCAAGGACGCCGGGGCCCGTCCCCAGCGGCCGCTGTGGGCCTCGACCGGCGTGAAGGACCCCGACCTCAGCGACACGCTGTACGTGGACGAGCTGGTCGCGCCGGGCACGGTCAACACGATGCCGGAGGCGACGCTGGAGGCGGAGGCCGACCACGGCCAGGTCCGCGGCGACACCGTCCGGGGCGCCTACGACGACGCCCGCGCGCACATGGCCGCGCTGAAGGACGCCGGCGTCGACTACGACGACGTCGTGCGCGTGCTGGAGGAGGAGGGCGTCGAGAAGTTCGAGGCGTCCTGGAAGGAGCTCCTCGACACCATCACCGGCGAGCTGGAGTCCAAGAAGGCCGGCGCGTGACCTCGGTGGTGACCGCCGGGGGGATCTCGGTCACCATCCGCGGCGCCGTCGTCGACGAGAGCGAGACGGTCCTGGATCGTCTCGTCTCCGACGGCGTGCCGGGCTCGCTGGTGTCCCGCAACGCCAAGCTGTGGGGGCCGGACGCGGCTCCGCTCGCCGCCCGCCGGCTCGGCTGGCTGGGCCTGCCGGAGACCTCGCGGTACCTGAGCGACCGGCTGTCGGGCCTGGTGGGCGAGGTCCGCTCCGCCGGGCTCGACCGGGTCGTGCTGGCCGCGTCCGGGGGCGCGGCGCTGGCCGCGGACGCGATCTGCCGGACGGCGGGCGCCGACCTGACGGTCCTCGACACCACCGATCCGCACGAGGTGTCCGCGGTCCTGGCCGGCGGCCTGGACCGGACGCTCGTCGTCGTGGCGGACGAGAGCGTCGAGGCCGAGTCGCTCCGGCGCGTCTTCGGGCGCGCCTTCTCCGAGGCCGGGCTGAAGGGCGCCGAGCTGGCGCGCCGGTTCGTCGTCGTGGCCGAGGAGGGCTCCGGCCTCCAGCGGGCGGCGGGCGACGTCGGGCACCATCTCGTCCTGACCGAGCCCGATGTCGACGGCCGCTTCGGCGCGCTCGGCGCGAGGGCACTGGTCCCCGCGGCGCTCGCGGGCGCGGACGTCGAAACCCTGCTGGACGAGGCGGCCCGGCTCGCGGCGGTGCTGCGGCAGCCCTACGACAATCCGGCGCTGGCGCTCGGCGCGGCGCTCGGCTCCTCGGCGCTCGGCGCCCGCGACAAGCTGGTGATCGCCGACCTCGGCTCCGGCCTGGAGGGCTTCGCCGCGTGGGCGGAGCAGCTGGTCGCCGGAGCGATGGGCAAGGACGGCAAGGGCCTGCTCCCGGTCGTGGTGGAGGGCGTTGACGCGCCCGGCTTCGAGCTGACCGGGGAGCTGCGGCGCGTCATCCTCGGCCGCCGCCCGGACGAGCCGGGCCCCGGGCGCGAGGCGGGCGTCAGCGTCGCCGGGCCGCTCGGCGCGCAGTTCCTGCTGTGGGAGTACGCGGTCGCGGTGGCGTGCCGGGTGACCGGGGTCGACCCGTTCGCCGAGCCCGACGTCGCCGAGTCGCGGGAGAGCACGGCGGCGCTGCTGCGCTCGGAGGAGGGCGCCGCGCCGACGGTGGTGCACCGGCCCCCCGAGCTGGTCGAGGGCGCCGTCGAGGTGCACGCCCCCGAGGACGCGCTGCGTGGCGCGCAGACCCTCAGCGAGGCGCTGGACGTCCTCCTGGAGGACGTCCCGGAGGGCGGCTACCTGGCGCTCCTGGCCTACCTGGACCGGTCCGGGGACGCCGCGGCGGCGGAGCTGCGGCCCCTGCTGGCCGCGCGGGCCGCCAAGGTCCGCAGGAATCCGGCCCCCGTCACGTTCGGGTGGGGACCCCGCTGCCTGCACACGGCCGGGCAGTACCACAAGGGCGGTCCGGCGAACGGCGCGTTCCTGCAGGTCACCGGCGCGGTCACCGATGACGTCGCGGTGCCGGGCAAGCCCTACAGCCTGGGCGAGCTGCAGCTCGCGCAGGCGTTCGGCGACCTGCGGGTGCTGCGCTCGCTCGGCCGCCCCGCCTTCCGGATCCACCTGCGCGACCGCGCGGAGGGCCTCGGCGGCCTCGCCGCGGCCCTCGGCTGACCCACCGGGTCCGGCCGCGTCGACGCGAGGCGACCGGCCGGATCCGGGAAGCGGCCAAGAAGATCAATGGAGATGGTCGCGGATGCCCTTTCTCTCCTGAAACGATGGGGGCCGGGAGGAAAACGGTGTCAGGATTCGACGTACTCACGCGCGGCGACGTGCTGGACTCGGCGCTGCAGGCGCGGGACTACCTCGTGAGCTGCGGCGTCCCCGGCGCGCTGGCCGCCAAGGACCCCCAGCTGTGGGGGCGGCGGGCGGTCGACCACAGCCGGCTGGGCTGGCTCGACCTGCCGTTCGCCTCCCGCGGCCTGCTGAACCAGGTGGGCGGCCTGGTGTCGGAGGCGCGGTACTCGGGCCTCGACCACATCGTGCTGATCGGCGTCGGCGCGGAGAGCCTCGCCGCGCAGGCCGTGATGGAGGCGCACGCGCCCGCGCTGGCGGGCGCCGGCGGCGCCGCCGACCGGCCGTCCGGGAAGCTGACCGTCCTGGACGGCGGCGACACCGCCGCGCTCGCGTTCGCGATGGAGCGGCTCGACCGCACGCTGGTCGTGCTCGCCAGCAAGGCGGGCGTGTCCCTGGAGGGCGACGCCTACCGCCGGATCTTCGCGGCCGCGTTCCGGGAGCGGGGCCTGTCGGAGCGGGAGATCGCCGGCCGGTTCCTCGTCATCACCGACCACGGCAGCCCGCTGCACGACTTCGCCCGCCAGTGCGGCTACCGGATCGGGCTGACCGACCCCTACCTCCCCGGGCACTACGGCGCCCTGTCCGCCTACGGGCTGGTCCCCGCCGTGCTCGCGGGCGCGGACGCCGACCGGCTGCTGGAGGAGGCGGCGTCGCTGGTGCCGTCGCTGTCCAAGGACGAGGACAACCCGGGCCTGCTGCTCGGCGCCGTCATCGGCGGCTGCGCCCAGCAGGGGCCGGGCGGCCTCGCCCGCGACAAGGTGCTGCTGCGCGAGCCGGGCGGGCCGGGCGCGCTGAGCGCGTGGATCTCCCAGCTGCTCGCGGTCGGCACCGGCAAGCGGGGGCGCGGCGTGCTGGCCTTCGAGCCGCCGGGCGGGCGGGGCGACTTCCCCGACGTGCACGGCGTGTCGATCAATCCGCGCTCCGCGGCGCAGGACGAGTCCGACACCTCGGTGTGGGCGCCGCTCGGCGCGCAGTTCCTGCTGTGGGAGTACGCGACGGCGGTCGCCGGGTGGCTGCTCGGCGTCAACCCCTTCGAGGCGGGCAGCACGGTCGTCCAGGAGGCCGAGGACGACGCCGCCACGCTGCTGCGCACGGTCGCGGGCGGGTCGCTCACGGCGGAGCGGCCCGTGTACGTCGAGGACGACATCGAGGTGCACGCCGACTTCCCGTGGCCGCCCGGCGCCGAGCTGCAGACCGTCCTCGGCGGGCTGGTCGCCTCGGTGCCGTCCGACGGCTACCTGGCGGTCATGACGTACCTGTCGGGCGACTTCTCCGGGCGCTACCTCGCTCCGTCGCTGGCCCGCGCGTCCGGCCGCCCGGTCGCCTACGGGCCGGGGCCCGGCTACCCGCACGCGACAGGTCCGGTGCACAAGGACGGTCCGGGCAACGGCGCGTTCCTGATCATCACCGGCGACCCCGCGCCGGGGGACGCGCTGGCCGCGCACCCCGTCCCCGGGCGCCCCTACAGCCTGGCGCAGCTGCAGACCGCGCGCGCCCTCGGCGAGCTGCGGGCGCTGCGCGCCCGGCGGCTGCCGGTCATCCGGCTGCACCTGCGCAACCCGGTGGACGGCGCGGGACGGCTGATCGAGGCGGTCCGCGCGGTGGCGGGGGCGCGCAGACCGTGAGCTTCACCGCCGTCGTCTCGGGGGAGACGGCCATCACCGCGCGCGGCCCGCTGAAGGAGGCCGCCGAGCGGGTCATGGGCCGGTTGTGGATCGACCAGGTGCCGGTCCGGCTCGCCTCGGAGGACGCGTCGCTGTGGCCGTCGGCCGCCACCGCCGTGGTGGAGGGCCGCCCGCTGTGCTGGCCGGGGCAGCCCGGTCCCGGCCGCGCGGTTTTGGACCGTGCCGAACG encodes:
- a CDS encoding phosphoheptose isomerase, which gives rise to MSGFDVLTRGDVLDSALQARDYLVSCGVPGALAAKDPQLWGRRAVDHSRLGWLDLPFASRGLLNQVGGLVSEARYSGLDHIVLIGVGAESLAAQAVMEAHAPALAGAGGAADRPSGKLTVLDGGDTAALAFAMERLDRTLVVLASKAGVSLEGDAYRRIFAAAFRERGLSEREIAGRFLVITDHGSPLHDFARQCGYRIGLTDPYLPGHYGALSAYGLVPAVLAGADADRLLEEAASLVPSLSKDEDNPGLLLGAVIGGCAQQGPGGLARDKVLLREPGGPGALSAWISQLLAVGTGKRGRGVLAFEPPGGRGDFPDVHGVSINPRSAAQDESDTSVWAPLGAQFLLWEYATAVAGWLLGVNPFEAGSTVVQEAEDDAATLLRTVAGGSLTAERPVYVEDDIEVHADFPWPPGAELQTVLGGLVASVPSDGYLAVMTYLSGDFSGRYLAPSLARASGRPVAYGPGPGYPHATGPVHKDGPGNGAFLIITGDPAPGDALAAHPVPGRPYSLAQLQTARALGELRALRARRLPVIRLHLRNPVDGAGRLIEAVRAVAGARRP
- a CDS encoding glucose-6-phosphate isomerase: MTSVVTAGGISVTIRGAVVDESETVLDRLVSDGVPGSLVSRNAKLWGPDAAPLAARRLGWLGLPETSRYLSDRLSGLVGEVRSAGLDRVVLAASGGAALAADAICRTAGADLTVLDTTDPHEVSAVLAGGLDRTLVVVADESVEAESLRRVFGRAFSEAGLKGAELARRFVVVAEEGSGLQRAAGDVGHHLVLTEPDVDGRFGALGARALVPAALAGADVETLLDEAARLAAVLRQPYDNPALALGAALGSSALGARDKLVIADLGSGLEGFAAWAEQLVAGAMGKDGKGLLPVVVEGVDAPGFELTGELRRVILGRRPDEPGPGREAGVSVAGPLGAQFLLWEYAVAVACRVTGVDPFAEPDVAESRESTAALLRSEEGAAPTVVHRPPELVEGAVEVHAPEDALRGAQTLSEALDVLLEDVPEGGYLALLAYLDRSGDAAAAELRPLLAARAAKVRRNPAPVTFGWGPRCLHTAGQYHKGGPANGAFLQVTGAVTDDVAVPGKPYSLGELQLAQAFGDLRVLRSLGRPAFRIHLRDRAEGLGGLAAALG
- the tal gene encoding transaldolase, giving the protein MSDNLKELSGEGVSIWLDDISRERLRSGNLAELVKDRHVVGVTSNPTIFAKALSKGDAYDEQVRDLAVRGVDVEEASRAITTYDIRWGCDVLRPVYDRTEGLDGRVSIEVDPRVARDTRRTIAEARALWWMVDRPNLLIKIPATEQGLPAITAALAEGISVNVTLIFSLERYGKVIDAFYAGLEKARENGHDLSKIASVASFFVSRVDTEIDKRLDKIGSDEAKALRSKAGLANARLAYALYEEKSGTDRWKALKDAGARPQRPLWASTGVKDPDLSDTLYVDELVAPGTVNTMPEATLEAEADHGQVRGDTVRGAYDDARAHMAALKDAGVDYDDVVRVLEEEGVEKFEASWKELLDTITGELESKKAGA